Below is a window of Quercus robur chromosome 6, dhQueRobu3.1, whole genome shotgun sequence DNA.
tATCCTGCCATacactattttttcaaaaattgccgagtcacCACACAACATCGGCACCCGAACCTGAATCTACACccatttgggagttcataagggaatgatACAAAATGatcataaaggaatggaaataaatgaaatgGAACATAATGTATTTAATTAAAGGAAATGagtagaaaaagaaatgaatggaatggaattaagtaaacTTTTTcgaatgttttaaaataaagaaatggaaaggaatggaaggtaagtaaccttatttGGGATTAACATAAAAGGAAATGAGtggaatcattttataagaACATTAATGTTAGACCCcgtattttaaaataaatggctaATTATATATGACTATTTTGggaattttagtaaaaaaattcgttaaatctaatttcattctctcaaattcctctcaatttttggagggaatgaaaatttgagattttgaaagaatagagaaaaatgagTATCCCTCCttatccattccattcccttccaCTTAGCCCTCATTTGGGAGGAggaaaaggaatggaatggaaaagaatgaaaagaataattttgtaatattcttcccttcctttatttgggagttttaataaagggaatggaaagtccattcccttgtttgagagttGAAAGGGGAGGGAATAAACTTGTACTGTTTTGAAccttaaacaatatcatttcaGTTTTATGCCTAGGTTAAAACTTTCCTAATTTGCATTTTAGactaaactctctctctctctattctcaGCCTCTACCGTTGGAGGCCATTGTTCTTCAAGTTTtcccctctcttctcttctttgtCACAACTATTCTCTCGAACATTCTAGAGATGGTTTAGATTCTCAATACCAAGGCCATTATGCTTCTCCTTCTTATGCTTTCTACCAAATGTTCAATACCTAGGCTACTATGCTTCTTCTTGTTATGCTTTCTAACCAACTTAaaataaaagcatttttttaGCCAAATTTGTTGCCTCGAATCTCGATTAGTCAACTGCTATTGAGCTTACAGTTGCGTTTGTATCAATCTGTCAAAGAGGTGTTGAGTTGGAGTCGAAGGAGCAAAAACTCCTTTTCTTCAACTAGTcttgagtttttgttttggactaGATAAAGCACATCATAAATTCAACAAAGACTCAATGTTTTGCTCACTATTTGCCAACGGCCAATTTTTGGACCCTAACAAAATGTATGGATGACATCCATTGTTGAGTGGATTCATGACACAATTTCTCATAACCCTGCCTCTTTCAAATCGCTATGGTTTGTCAAAAGCTACCTAAAGAAAAATCAAGTTTGGGCTGAAAGATTTGCAAGGGCCCTATTAAGATTAATGGATTAAAGAGCTTATAATGATGGGCCAAAATGAAGCcctgtaaaataaaaaaatgacgtGATAGTGGTGTGATCATATAACCTGATGATACCAAATACCCATCAAGCTTGAGGCAGTGTCGGGCGCATGTAGGCCAATAAGTCTTGCTAACATTGACACTTTCAAAAGGCCAGAAATGGACAAAAACTTGTCCCCTTAAGGTGCAGGCTCACCCCTATATGGAGCAACCGTTGAGTTTTGCCAGGCATGGAGGCATGGAGCCATTGTGTTTGCAATGAGTGTGATGGCTGAATTGTGGGCTTTAGTCTAATTATTGTTTAGTAAAAATAGAGCTGGATGGTCTAATTAAAGGATGGTCTAAATAAATCTTGTTTACAATTCCACCCAAACGAATACCTCCCTCAATGCTCTTGGGGCTAAATGCTGGGAGCTGATCAAAGGAATTCCCCATACTAAACTCTATCACAGCAATAAGGAAGCCAATGGATGCCTAGATGCCCATGCTAGCCGTGGTTGTCTCTCTCTAGATCTTACTTTGCTTTTGGAACCCCTAGGAGAGGTTGCTATGTTTATTTACCTCAGTGAGCATTCACATCTAAtttctacaaaaaatttcatttaccatctcaaaggctattttatcatttataacatactattttacaacacacccaacatctcaacttttattttcctattcaactcactaaaataatatatactacccaataaaataatataatccaaGCTTGCTACAGTGCTACAATGTCATCCTAcccaataaaatataattaacatTATACATTTTTTGCTACAGTGCCATCCTAAAATGTAGAATGGCGctgtagcacaattgcaaattttttcgCAATTGCAAGACCAGGTAATGTGGGATTTTGAAGCTATGATGCTAAATTTCACCTACATATGGTTTATGAGAGACCTAATACTAATTCTTAGGGAAGGCAACTGTACTTTTAAGAAACTTTGAATGTTGTAGTAGCTTATgttaaataatgaattttatcccatctttaaataataataataaaatacattgGAGCGACAATGAGGCCTCTCAATAGTTATGATCAATTATAGTATATGCTACCATTCATCCCCAAGAAAggccttcaaagttcaaaaGGAATATTATATGTATCTTTCAGCAAATAGGTTCTGCAAAACATCCTGGAGAGGACAACAGAATCCACTCCCCAATTTACATTAGTTATTGTGAttgcaagaagaaaagaaatcaaagcCACTAATAGCCTAGACATCTTTCACCGAGCAAATTGAAGGATGTGAGGAGTGGATGATCAATAGCCTAGGCTGCATCTCTAAGAAAGTAGTTACAACATATTTACAAGCTCAGCAATTGTAGCAACTAATAGTCTGATAGAATGGCCGCAAGTGACTTCCAGAATTTGTATAAAacagaagaaaggaaagaagttCATGCTGAAATTCCACTTATATGAAAAAACTGTATCCCCTCGGGACCATGTCTATTGTGTCTTTGTGAGAGAGGTTAATAGACATCTTAAGTAGCTCAATTTCACCAGTATAGTGCATCAGTTTTTAGATACACTAGTATCAACCAGATGAACTAAGTCCCCATAAACCGAATAAGTTCTCTCAGAAATTTCAGTGAAAAGTTCCTGAACAGACAGATTAATTAGCATCATGCACCAAAAATACTACCGAAACAACAAGATTGAACCTATTCACAAAACGGAAGCAACCTATAAATTAGATTCACATCAATCTCAGACAATATTCACCACAAACAACTATTAAATCAACACAAAAAGCAACCTATATAACACTCACTCATTGACAAGCATTCCAGAAACTCGTTTTTCCTACTTTTCACATaagataacaaaaattatacCATAAACTTTACCATTTCAACAACAAACTATACAGTAATTAGTTAATTAACCACCAACCTTTTCAACAATAGGAAGCAGCCCATCACACAAAATCCCCTCCCAAAGTCCAACAACTACAAGCTATTAGTAATAACTCAATAAAAGTCATCCCTAAGTTATTATAGACAAAAGCAAGGATCTTACCCAGTTAACCCTACCAAACCCATCACATATTCTCATCAAGGACAAGTAATAGTACCCACTTTTGAGTTTTTGACTATGCCATTAACCCAACAtaaacatcatcatcatcaccatcttTCCCCTTATAAAACTCCAACTCAACACTCTCATCATCTCCACTCTCATTCATATCCATTCCTTCATTCCTCCCAATATTATTCCCCATTACCTTCTTTGTTTTCCTCCCCACAGTTTTCACATTCATCTTCCTCCCTGCTTTAGTCTTCACATTCCTCCCAACTCCCACATTCCCTTTAACGCCGTCGTTTTTCCCATCCTTTTTCTCCTCAGCAATCCACACGAAATCGCCCACATTTCCACCCAAATTTACACGATTGCCACTCGCCTcgactttctctttctctctctcgtaCCCAAGAGGAAAATAGCTCCAGCAAACAGAGTACTCTGTCTCCCCATTCTTCTCCGCCTTCCGCGGCGCGTTCACCGCTACCCCATGAAACCCTCTCCGACAATTCTGGCACCTCAAGCAACAATCCTCGTACACCTTCTCGTACTCGTACATGTAGTAACAGTACGGGCACAAAGTCCAGAATGCCGCCTCGGCGGCGGTCTTGTCGATTTCGGCCTCGTACTGGGCTCTCTTGTCCGAGTCGGACAGCACAGTCCAAGCTTCGCGTACGAGGCTGAGAGCTTCGTCGGAGAAAGCGAACTTGTTGACGTTCGGGTTCAGGAGCGCCGCCAGTTTAACGAACTGGGCTCGAACGACCCGGCGGTTCCCGGACTCGGAGCGTCGGACTTGGAGGATGGAGTAGTAATCGAGGTGGCGGTTGCGGAAGCGATTCTCGGCGGCGGAGAGGACGTCGGCGATGGCGAGTATTTTGTTGGCGGTGGAGGATTGAACCGGGTCGGATTCTCGGGCTTGGATGGCGCAGTGTCGGCACTTGGGTAGGTTTCGGAGTAACAAGTATTTGGTGGATAGTCCGAGAAGGTGATCGGAGTCGGGTTTCGCGCGAGCTCGCTCCATTTTTTctgtttgggatttttttttagtgcagGGTGAGAGAactatggagagagagagagattgacaAGAAAGGGAATGAATGAGAGTCATTGAGTGGGCCTTTTAATTTATAAGGAAAATAGCAATTGACGAAAATGGACATGATATTTGGGACATCGGGTTTGTCGCTAATTCAATCTGGACCTTACAATGTGGCAAGATCATGACGTGGGATGTCTCACTGGCGTGAAAAGTGGGGTTTTGGGGATTGTGGTaggagggtattttggtcttttaatAAGGAAGGATTCATTACAGAGTTGCAGTGGACTGAGACAGTGGGAGGTCAATTTGTATTGCCTTTTGCGACTCAAAATCTCTTTTTGCATTTGTATGGACATTGGACAGACCTGGACCACTTCCACTAGGACTTACCAAATATGGTCATGAGAATAGAAGCCTATAAATATAAGGCAATAATAATACACCAACCTCTTcacatgtgtttttttttatatataaataaattctcatgggctttttattttttattttttaaaataaatttaaaagttcTAACCTCTAAATCTTAAAATTGCAATCAACAAGACTCTTCGCTAAacataagctttttttttttttttggggggggggggggggggggggggagttatCTATATAATAGTGgtacttttttaaattaatagccctaaaaaaagttatttttcaaTGTCCTCTTTGTCTTTAAGCTTGAAGTTTTAAGACATGtgaaaattggaaaattaatttttactatttttttattttaaaaaataactattgaGAATTATAGAGTGGGCatggaaaaatacaagaaactttAATAGTTTGGAGGTACAAATGAACTTGTTGAAAggttaccaacaaaaaaaattttaagggtaGAATTATGGTTGTTAAAATTGCAATATGGATTAGGAATGGCAGTGGGTCGGGTTCGGGGCGGGTTTTATTTTATACCCAACCCGCGCGCTCGCACCCGTGACCCGAACCcaacctgtttaataaacgagcttttttttttttaaaccccaAACCCTCCCCGTCGAGCTCCACAGGCCCCGTTGGGCCATGGTACTTCAGGGCCCATTCTATggcccaatcaaaaaaaaaatttgtttgccTGATAccaattttctcagcaaccaaacagtaGAGGAAAATGAACACTCAAGAAAATCCAAATCTAAATAGATTGGaaacccacaaaacccattattttctcaacaaccaacagatcaaaaacctttttttttcattacaatattttcccacatcaaaaataaaaacaagaattaaCATATAAACCCTAGGTCCGAACAAGAAGACCCTACCAAATCAAATCAACCAAGTCGATCCTATCCAACAAAAATAGCACTTAAactagaaaatacaaatttgattcTTTGAACAAAAAGAACGATTTTCATTATAAAAGCTTGAGTTCACAACGAGGTGAGGGAGATGAGAGAGTTGCGGCCTTGTGAGGAGGAGGAGGGCCCAACAAGGTAAGGGAGGAGGAGTGGTGTCTGCAGGCTGTGGCAAGTTGAGGGAGGCAGGGAGGAGAGACCGGTGAGGTGGAGAATGGAGTGGCGCCAACAAAGTGAGTAGCAGCGGTCTTGTTctagtgagagtgagagtgagagtgagggaGAGAATGGGAGGCGGCTTGGCAAGACAGAGAGAGGGTAAGAGTGAATGGGTCTGAGAGATTTAGGGTTGGAAAAGTGTGTATTTATACTTagggtttttttaaaatttttaatattatatatgggTCGGGTATTACTAAAACTCGAACCTgctttgggttttattttaaaaacccaaacccgaccctatTGTTTTGCGGGTTAAGTAAAACCCACCCCATTAAGGTCAGGTCAGGTCGGGCCGGTTACTCACGGGTCAAATATTTTTTGCCATCCCTAATTTGGATTGTAAGATCGCACaattttacgatcccacctcaCCAAAACGTTTAGAATCACACAAGGATCGTAAAAATTGTAGAATCGCATGTAGGATCGTGTAGAATCGTATAAGGTTGTATGATCGTATGGGATCCTACCAATCCTACCAAAACgtaaaaatcagttttttttttttttttttttgttttttttaagttgtaatttgtaatCTCAAGACTAAGACATTATACTTCATAAATGTATCAACTAAGTGGTGGGACTCATATGGAGATGACTTtcttgaatttaaaatttttgttataagaATATTGAGCTTAACATATAACTCTTCAGGTTGTGAAAATAATTGGAGTACATTTGGAATAGTAAGACCAAATGACTTTGGTATATTATCCCCCAGATGATAATTCTCTATTAAAATTGGTACAACTTTAAGTACacttaaaaatgagaaaattgtttaaaccaaaaaaaagaaaaaaagaaagagttggTATTTATTATGTAAAACTTGAAGATAATAGAGAAAATACCTAAACCATCAAgtgcaaaagaagaaattggtTTGAAGAACTTGTCTTCGGATGATGAGTGGTTAGCAAAGGGTGTCGACCAAAAGATGATGGTACAGATTTTGATGAAGATAATGAAATAACAATTCTAATGCCTTCCTTTAtagattttagaaaaataaataaaagttgcaTGTGTATAATGTGAATGTGTGATCACTATTATATAATTTGGTTATCAATGTTAGGTAATGATGAGGGTTCAAGAGCTGCTGCTGAAGAAAAAAATGTGCTAGTATTTTGATACTTGGTTGGTTTCTAATTAAACATTCACTGAACTTTTTATATACATTGcgttaaaacttaaatatatttgttttattagCATAGACGTAGTGATGTAGgacatgcaaattacatcatatgatcaaaatctttatttttttaatggaagattCATAATTTACGTGGTTATTCAATATACAAAGTTACTATCAAtgtgttttttactttaaatctgaaaataagtaggatcttacgatccacgatccGATCCTACGATTCACGATCCAACCTATCTCCTGCGATTCTACGTAAGAtctcgattttgacaaccttggatAGAACTAAGTCAAAATTCATTGAGTAGCAACCTTAGAGAATTCAATGAATTTTTCTAATGGCCTAAGAAATCTTCAATACTAAATTCTAAATATGGAGATCTCTAAGAGTATCCACATCAGTAGATGCAAAAtcatgtaaaatagaaaaaaaaacaccactttTATACATTTTGCCACAAAAATGCTCTACATCAGTGCTTctaaaagtgtgtaaaaatgtgtatattTCTACACGAGCTAAGTaaccgtgtaaatatacacggttactgtagc
It encodes the following:
- the LOC126689792 gene encoding uncharacterized protein LOC126689792: MERARAKPDSDHLLGLSTKYLLLRNLPKCRHCAIQARESDPVQSSTANKILAIADVLSAAENRFRNRHLDYYSILQVRRSESGNRRVVRAQFVKLAALLNPNVNKFAFSDEALSLVREAWTVLSDSDKRAQYEAEIDKTAAEAAFWTLCPYCYYMYEYEKVYEDCCLRCQNCRRGFHGVAVNAPRKAEKNGETEYSVCWSYFPLGYEREKEKVEASGNRVNLGGNVGDFVWIAEEKKDGKNDGVKGNVGVGRNVKTKAGRKMNVKTVGRKTKKVMGNNIGRNEGMDMNESGDDESVELEFYKGKDGDDDDVYVGLMA